CGGCGCGGTGGAAGGTCCAGGGGCAGCCACCCAGCTCGGTGACCACGGCGCGGGTGGAGCCCACGTCGACCTGCCCGTGCTCGTCCAGGAAGCCGAGCACGAACTCCTGGGCGCCGGCCTCCCGCAGCTCCCCGACCCGCCGCCGCAGCAGGTCGACGTCGGCGGTGAACCCGGCGTCCTCGCGCACCATCACCCGCACCGGGAGGTCGGTGGCGGCCAGCACGCTGCGCACGGTCGCCGGGTCCGGGGTCAGGCCGTCGGCGGCCAGGTCCCGGCACAGCTCGACCCGGTCCGCCCCGCCGGCCTGCGCGGCCTCCGCGTCGGCGGCGTCCAGCGCGATGACTTCCAGCAGGGAGCCGCTCATCCCGGCACCGCAACCGCAGCTCCCGGTCGTTGTCACACGGCGAGGAGCCCCGGGAACGGCGAAGGGCCGCCCCCGAACGGGGACGGCCCTCCGGTCGCCTAGGGGCAGGTCACATCATGCCGCCCATGCCGCCCATCGGGTCGGCACCGGCGCCAGCGCCCGCGGCCTCCTTCTCCGGCTTGTCCGCGACCACGGCCTCGGTGGTCAGGAACAGACCGGCGATGGAAGCGGCGTTCTGCAGCGCGGAACGGGTGACCTTGGCCGGGTCCAGGACGCCCGCCTGCACCAGGTCCTCGTACTCGCCGGTCGCGGCGTTCAGGCCGTGGCCCGGGGTCAGGCCCTTGACCTTCTCCGCGATGACGCCGCCCTCGAGGCCGGCGTTGACGGCGATCTGCTTCAGCGGGGCCTCGACAGCGATCTTCACGCTGTTGGCACCGGTGGCCTCGTCGCCCTCCAGCTTCAGGTCGCCGAAGGCAGCCTGCGCGGCCTGCAGCAGCGCGACGCCGCCACCCGCGACGATGCCCTCCTCGACCGCGGCCTTGGCGTTGCGGACCGCGTCCTCGATGCGGTGCTTGCGCTCCTTGAGCTCGACCTCGGTCGCCGCACCGGCCTTGATGACGGCCACGCCGCCGGCCAGCTTGGCCAGCCGCTCCTGCAGCTTCTCGCGGTCGTAGTCGGAGTCCGAGCGCTCGATCTCGGCGCGGATCTCGTTGACCCGGCCGGCGATCTGCTCGTCGTCACCGGCGCCCTCGACGATGGTGGTCTCGTCCTTGGTGACGACGACCTTGCGGGCACGGCCCAGCAGGTTCAGGTCGGCGTTCTCCAGCTTGAGGCCGACCTCCTCGCTGATGACCTGGCCGCCGGTCAGGATGGCCATGTCCTGCAGCATCGCCTTGCGGCGGTCACCGAAGCCCGGCGCCTTGACGGCGACCGACTTGAAGGTGCCGCGGATCTTGTTGACGACCAGGGTGGCCAGCGCCTCGCCCTCGACGTCCTCGGCGATGATCAGCAGCGGCTTGTTGGCCTGCATGACCTTCTCCAGCAGCGGGAGGAGGTCCTTGACGTTGGAGACCTTGGAGCTCAGCAGCAGGACGTACGGGTCCTCCAGGACCGCTTCCATCCGCTCCGAGTCGGTCACGAAGTAGGGCGAGATGTAGCCCTTGTCGAAGCGCATGCCCTCGGTGAGCTCCAGCTCCAGCCCGAAGGTGTTGCTCTCCTCGACGGTGATGACGCCTTCCTTGCCGACCTTGTCCATGGCCTCGGCGATCAGCTCGCCGATCTGGCGGTCGCCGGCCGAGATCGCGGCGGTGGCGGCGATCTGGTCCTTGGTCTCGACCTCCTTGGCGTTCTTGAGCAGCTGCTCGGAGATCGCCTCGGTGGCCTTCTCGATGCCCCGCTTCAGGGCGATCGGGTTGGCGCCGGCCGCGACGTTGCGCAGGCCCTCGCGCACCAGGGCCTGGGCCAGCACGGTGGCGGTGGTGGTGCCGTCACCGGCGACGTCGTCGGTCTTCTTCGCCACCTCCTTGACCAGCTCGGCCCCGATCTTCTCCCACGGGTCCTCGAGCTCGATCTCCTTGGCGATGGAGACGCCGTCGTTGGTGATGGTGGGTGCGCCCCACTTCTTCTCGAGCACAACGTTGCGGCCCTTCGGGCCGAGCGTCACCTTGACGGCGTCGGCGAGGGTGTTCATGCCGCGCTCAAGACCGCGGCGGGCGTCCTCGTCGAACGCGATCATCTTGGCCATTGCGGTGTGGTCCTCCACCTGTCTGGACGCCGCGGAGGTGAGTTCGCACCCCACGGCAAGACTCGTGCTCGGCCAGGCTCGGTGCCCGCGACGGACGACCGCGCGACGGTACCGTCAGGTGGTACCGCCGGAGACGGCCTCACCGTCCCGACCTGGCACTCAACCTTGCTGAGTGCCAATACCGTGTTTAGCACTCTCCCCTGGCGAGTGCAAGCGACGTGCCTGCGGGTCAGTCGCCCGTGGGGACCGTGGTGGGCAGCTCGTTGCTGCTGCGTGTCGAGGTCGTGGTGCTCGTCTCCGTCGAGCCGCCGGAGCTGCCCATGTTGGCCATCACGACGAAGACCACGACGATGAGCACCAGGGCGATGCCCACCAGACCCCCGACGATCCACTTCGCCGAGCTGCCGGAGCTGGTCGCGAACGACGCCGAGCCCGCGGGCATCGGGGGACGCAACCGCACCGGGTCGCTGGCCGGCGGTGGCAGCGGGCGCGGGGGCTGCTGCTGAGGGTAGTGCGGCGGGTAGCCCTGTGCAGGGAGAGGCTGGCTCGGCGGGTACTGCACGGGCTGCGGGCCGGACACCGGGCCCGGCACCGGCCCGGCCGGGCGCGGCTGCGGCGGGGCGTCCCCGGCGGCCTGCCCGAGGGCGGCGCGCGCCGCCGCGACCAGCTCCTGGCAGGTCCCGAACCGCTGCTCGGCCTTCTTGGCCATGCCCCGGCGCAGCACCTCGTCGATGCCGCCGGGCAGCACCACCAGCGAGGTCGCCGGCGGCGGTTCGGCGTTCAGGTGGCCCTGGATGACCTCCTGCACCTGCCCCTGGAACGGCGGGCGGCCGGTGAGGCAGGCGAAGAGCATGCAGGCCAGCGCGTACTGGTCGGTGCGACCGTCCACCGGTTCGCCGCGCAGGTGCTCCGGCGCGGCGTAGGTCGGCGAGCCGAGGAAGTCGCCGCTGGCGGTGCGGTGCCCGGTCGCCCCGCGCCGGGTGAGCCCGAAGTCGGCCAGGTAGACGTGCTCGTGCGCGGACTCGCGGGAGGTCACCAGGACGTTGGCCGGCTTGAGGTCGAGGTGCACCAGACCGCGCTCGTGCAGCATGTCCAGCGCCTCGGCGACCTGCGACAGCAGTTCCAGGGTCCGCTTCGGCGAGATCGGCCCGTCCTTGATCAGGCTCGCCAGGTCGGAGCCGTCGACCAGCCGCATCGCGATGTAGAGCATGCCGTCGACCTCGCCGAAGTCGTACAGCGGCACGATGTTGGCGTGGTCGATGGCCGAGGTGTTGCGCGCCTCGTCGACGAAGCGCTCGCGGAACTCGGCATCACCGGTGATGTGCTCGCCCATCACCTTGAGGGCGACCTTGCGGCCGAGCCGCACATCGGTGGCGCGGTACATCACGCTCATGCCACCGCGACCGAGCACTCCGTCGATCTTGTAGTGGCCGAGGCGCTTCCCGGTGAGGTCTTCCGACACGGCCAGCAGCCTAACCGGCCGAGATCACGCTCGTCTCACGGTTGCCCCAGCGGGGCGTGAACGCCCCCGGTGAGGCCCAGCACAACGGCCCGGCCCCGCGGTCGGGACCGGGCCGTGCGCGCGAAGCTCGTCAGACCTTGCGGACCCCGTCAGCCTGGGTGCGGCCGTCACGCCCCGCCTTCACCTCGAATTCGACCCGATCGCCTTCGGAAAGGGTGCGGAAACCCGACATGTTGATGGCGGAGTAGTGGACGAACACATCGGACCCACCATCCGTCGCGATGAATCCGTAGCCCTTCTCCGAGTTGAACCACTTGACCGTGCCGACCGCCACGGTGTCCTCCTCATGAAAAGTGATGCACGGCGCGAGCGCCGCTGGAGCACCGGCCACACTACCCCCGAATTCGGGCCTCGTCGCGGGTTGAGCAATGCAACTTTCCCGTTAAACGCTGAGCCGAACGGGTGCCTTTCCCGAGCACCGTCCGTCATCGCGCCGAGATGATCCCCCAACCGCACCAATCCGTTCCGCCTGCAGCGGAACGCCTGGCAGTCCGGTTGCGAGCCCGCGGGGGCGGTCCGGACGACGCGGGAGTCCGCAGCGTCCGCGCGGGGCCGACCACCCCCGTCTCACCCGCGAATCACTCGAACAGCCGCTTGCGCAGAATGCGTTCGCGTGCAATTCGGTCAGGACCGAGCGCCCAATCCATTCGCCTGCAACCAGGTGATGAGCCCTCGCGGATTCCGCGTCTGGGTCAAGATCTGTCCCGGACCGGCGAAATCGAACACCAGACCTTCCCCGCTCTTGAGGGACTGCACCGCGCCTTGGCTGATCTGGCGCAGGCGGCTCTGCACCGTGTCGGCGTAGGCCACCACGTGACCGGTGTCGATCGTCACGTACTCACCCGGCTGCAGCGTCACCACGTCCAGCGCGCCGTAGCAGGACAGCACCAGCGGACCCTGCCCGACGGCGTGGGTCATGAAGCCGCCCTCGCCGCCGAAGAGGCTCTTGAACCCGCCCCACTGGGTCTCCAGCTGCACCGTGCTCGCCGACGCCAGCCACGAGGACTTGGTGACGCACCAGCCGACCCGCCCGTCGAGCTCGAGCACGTTGAGGTCGCCGGGCAGGTTCGGCGCCACGTCCACCCAGCCGCCCTGCTGCGGCGCGGTGAAGGTGGACACGAAGAACGACTCTCCCCCCAGCGCGGCGCGGGCCAGCGACTTCAGGAAGCCGCCCTGGGCGCGCGCCTCCACCGTGACCCCGTAGCTGCTCGCCAGCATCGCGCCGCTCTCGACCTGCACCGGCTCGCCGGGCGCCAGCACCAGCCGGGCCACCCCGAACGACGGCGTGTGGCGGGTCCGAACCTGCACGAGTACCTCCCTGTCCCCTCGGACCGCTCGGCTCACCGGGCACCGCGCACACCTGCGGCCGTCGCGGACAGCGCCAGGCCCGAGGCCCGCGCAGCGGTCACCCGGGAGATCGTTCCGAGCGCTCGATCGAGTCTGCCACGGCGGGATCCGGTGTCGATCCGCACGCCGGTGGCGACAGCGGGGGTGGCCATGGCCGATGATCGGGGCGTGTCGCACGGAACACCGAACCCCGACCTGACCGCGGTCGCCGAGCACCAGGCGACGGTCGCCGCGCTGCTGCAGCCCACCGAGGTGGAGGTCACGCCGCTCGCGGACTGCCTCGGACGGGCGCTGGCCGAGGACCTGGTCGCGCCGATCCCGCTGCCGCCGTTCGACAACTCGGCGATGGACGGCTACGCGGTGCGCTCGGTCGACCTGGCCGACGCCGGACCGGAGCAGCCGGTGGAGCTGCCGGTGGTCGAGGACGTCCCGGCGGGCCGGGTCGACGTGCCGCCGCTCCAGCCCGGCACCGCGCACCGGATCATGACCGGCGCCCAGGTGCCGTCGGGCGCCGACGCGGTGGTCCCGGTGGAGCGCACCGACCGCGGCACCGAGCGCGTGCGGGTGTTCACCTCGGTGCAGCCGGGCGCGCACCTGCGCCGCGCGGGCGAGGACGTCGCAGTCGGCGCGACGGTGCTCACCGCGGGCACCACGCTGGGGCCCTCGCAGCTCGGCGTGGCCGCCGCGGTCGGCGCGGCGGAGCTGCCGGTGCACCGCCCGGTGCGGGTGCTCGTGCTGTCCACCGGCTCGGAGCTGGTCGCCCCCGGCACCCCGCTGCAGCCGGGCCAGATCTACGAGTCCAACGGCCTGATGCTGGCCGCGGCGGTCCGCGACGCCGGTGGCGAGGCGACGCTGCTGCGCTTCGTGCCCGACGACGTCGACGCCTTCCACGAGGCGCTGGCCCCGCACCTGGACGGCACCGACCTGCTCATCACCTCCGGCGGGGTGAGCGCGGGCGCCTACGAGGTGGTCAAGGACGCGCTCACCGGCAACGGGGTCGAGTTCACCAAGGTCGCGATGCAACCGGGCATGCCGCAGGGCTGCGGCCGCTACCGGGGCGGGACGGCGGTGGTGACGCTGCCGGGCAACCCGGTCAGCTCGATGGTGTCGTTCGAGGTCTTCGTGCGCCCCGCGCTGCGCGCCGCGGCCGGGCACCGGGTGACGCGACGACCGGTGCGGCAGGCCACGCTGACCGAACCGCTCACCGCCCCGCCCGAGCGGCGGCAGTACCGGCGCGGCCGGTACGACCCGGGAACCGGGACGGTGAGCCTGCAGGGCGCGCCCGGGTCGCACCTGCTCGCCGGG
This region of Saccharopolyspora hordei genomic DNA includes:
- a CDS encoding copper homeostasis protein CutC, whose translation is MSGSLLEVIALDAADAEAAQAGGADRVELCRDLAADGLTPDPATVRSVLAATDLPVRVMVREDAGFTADVDLLRRRVGELREAGAQEFVLGFLDEHGQVDVGSTRAVVTELGGCPWTFHRAVDHAAQYRMAWNHAVSLSPDTVLTAGDPDGVDEGLPHLRELAAVQDVEGVRLLVGGGLREEHVPDLRAAGVRAFHVGSGARTSGAVDADRVRAWRELLDS
- the groL gene encoding chaperonin GroEL (60 kDa chaperone family; promotes refolding of misfolded polypeptides especially under stressful conditions; forms two stacked rings of heptamers to form a barrel-shaped 14mer; ends can be capped by GroES; misfolded proteins enter the barrel where they are refolded when GroES binds), whose amino-acid sequence is MAKMIAFDEDARRGLERGMNTLADAVKVTLGPKGRNVVLEKKWGAPTITNDGVSIAKEIELEDPWEKIGAELVKEVAKKTDDVAGDGTTTATVLAQALVREGLRNVAAGANPIALKRGIEKATEAISEQLLKNAKEVETKDQIAATAAISAGDRQIGELIAEAMDKVGKEGVITVEESNTFGLELELTEGMRFDKGYISPYFVTDSERMEAVLEDPYVLLLSSKVSNVKDLLPLLEKVMQANKPLLIIAEDVEGEALATLVVNKIRGTFKSVAVKAPGFGDRRKAMLQDMAILTGGQVISEEVGLKLENADLNLLGRARKVVVTKDETTIVEGAGDDEQIAGRVNEIRAEIERSDSDYDREKLQERLAKLAGGVAVIKAGAATEVELKERKHRIEDAVRNAKAAVEEGIVAGGGVALLQAAQAAFGDLKLEGDEATGANSVKIAVEAPLKQIAVNAGLEGGVIAEKVKGLTPGHGLNAATGEYEDLVQAGVLDPAKVTRSALQNAASIAGLFLTTEAVVADKPEKEAAGAGAGADPMGGMGGMM
- a CDS encoding protein kinase domain-containing protein, translating into MSEDLTGKRLGHYKIDGVLGRGGMSVMYRATDVRLGRKVALKVMGEHITGDAEFRERFVDEARNTSAIDHANIVPLYDFGEVDGMLYIAMRLVDGSDLASLIKDGPISPKRTLELLSQVAEALDMLHERGLVHLDLKPANVLVTSRESAHEHVYLADFGLTRRGATGHRTASGDFLGSPTYAAPEHLRGEPVDGRTDQYALACMLFACLTGRPPFQGQVQEVIQGHLNAEPPPATSLVVLPGGIDEVLRRGMAKKAEQRFGTCQELVAAARAALGQAAGDAPPQPRPAGPVPGPVSGPQPVQYPPSQPLPAQGYPPHYPQQQPPRPLPPPASDPVRLRPPMPAGSASFATSSGSSAKWIVGGLVGIALVLIVVVFVVMANMGSSGGSTETSTTTSTRSSNELPTTVPTGD
- a CDS encoding cold-shock protein; this encodes MAVGTVKWFNSEKGYGFIATDGGSDVFVHYSAINMSGFRTLSEGDRVEFEVKAGRDGRTQADGVRKV
- a CDS encoding TIGR00266 family protein, producing MQVRTRHTPSFGVARLVLAPGEPVQVESGAMLASSYGVTVEARAQGGFLKSLARAALGGESFFVSTFTAPQQGGWVDVAPNLPGDLNVLELDGRVGWCVTKSSWLASASTVQLETQWGGFKSLFGGEGGFMTHAVGQGPLVLSCYGALDVVTLQPGEYVTIDTGHVVAYADTVQSRLRQISQGAVQSLKSGEGLVFDFAGPGQILTQTRNPRGLITWLQANGLGARS
- the glp gene encoding molybdopterin molybdotransferase MoeA produces the protein MADDRGVSHGTPNPDLTAVAEHQATVAALLQPTEVEVTPLADCLGRALAEDLVAPIPLPPFDNSAMDGYAVRSVDLADAGPEQPVELPVVEDVPAGRVDVPPLQPGTAHRIMTGAQVPSGADAVVPVERTDRGTERVRVFTSVQPGAHLRRAGEDVAVGATVLTAGTTLGPSQLGVAAAVGAAELPVHRPVRVLVLSTGSELVAPGTPLQPGQIYESNGLMLAAAVRDAGGEATLLRFVPDDVDAFHEALAPHLDGTDLLITSGGVSAGAYEVVKDALTGNGVEFTKVAMQPGMPQGCGRYRGGTAVVTLPGNPVSSMVSFEVFVRPALRAAAGHRVTRRPVRQATLTEPLTAPPERRQYRRGRYDPGTGTVSLQGAPGSHLLAGMAKANCLLEVPEHVTELDAGSTVDVMLLD